A DNA window from Longimicrobiaceae bacterium contains the following coding sequences:
- a CDS encoding transporter encodes MFPIPRSLKRAAVRAVWVSVGLLALSREATAQTMREVLDGLFIFSEGSSPLFLSGSAGVPATEVHGNHFIPAESEANGSLLGFFQNAIASNIAAFPLSSTVASQTFVFIGGVPSPTSTSFGPIFGERAQTVGRGRFNVGMNYTRVDFRQIRGTNLSDVELTFVHENSNFPNCDVIFSGDCSQYGTPQFEHDLIELGLDLDITAEIYAFYASLGIANRVDLSFAIPVVHLGIDGRSEARIIPTTGEELLHLFAGTPEDPVLEASSRSSGEATGLGDLAVRLKAHFLSSDVLDMAVLGEVRAPTGRTDDFLGTGETNLRGLLIASGGFGDFSPHLNFGYQLRQGDLSQDAFETVVGFDHRLASWATLAVDVLAMMKVGDDPVTFPEPVEIDGAYTARVEPTNIRDMPDHIVDGSFGFKFRTQGGLVIVTNVLVPLNQGGLRPQLVPTFGLEYSR; translated from the coding sequence ATGTTCCCCATCCCGCGTTCGCTGAAGCGTGCGGCGGTCCGTGCGGTGTGGGTCTCAGTGGGTCTCCTCGCCCTGTCTCGGGAAGCCACCGCCCAGACCATGCGGGAGGTGCTCGACGGGCTCTTCATCTTCTCGGAGGGGTCCAGCCCCCTGTTCCTCTCCGGATCGGCGGGCGTACCGGCGACGGAGGTGCACGGAAACCATTTCATCCCCGCCGAATCGGAGGCGAACGGCTCGCTGCTGGGCTTCTTCCAGAACGCGATCGCCTCGAACATCGCCGCCTTCCCCCTGAGCTCGACCGTCGCCAGCCAGACCTTCGTCTTCATCGGCGGGGTGCCCAGCCCGACTTCCACCAGCTTCGGTCCGATCTTCGGCGAACGCGCGCAGACGGTGGGTCGCGGCCGCTTCAACGTGGGGATGAACTACACCCGTGTGGATTTCCGGCAGATCCGTGGCACCAACCTCAGCGACGTGGAGCTGACCTTCGTCCACGAGAATTCCAACTTCCCCAACTGCGACGTGATCTTCTCGGGAGACTGCTCGCAATACGGGACACCGCAGTTCGAGCACGATCTGATCGAGCTCGGGTTGGATCTCGACATCACGGCCGAAATCTACGCCTTCTACGCCTCTCTCGGTATCGCGAACCGCGTGGACCTGAGCTTCGCCATCCCCGTCGTGCACCTGGGGATCGATGGTCGCTCCGAGGCGCGCATCATCCCCACCACGGGCGAGGAGCTGCTCCACCTCTTCGCCGGCACACCGGAGGACCCCGTGCTCGAGGCCAGCTCCCGCTCGAGCGGCGAGGCCACCGGATTGGGCGACCTCGCCGTGCGCCTCAAGGCCCACTTCCTGAGCAGCGACGTGCTCGACATGGCGGTCCTGGGCGAGGTCCGCGCGCCGACCGGGAGGACTGACGATTTCCTGGGTACGGGAGAGACCAACCTGCGAGGGCTACTGATCGCCTCCGGGGGGTTCGGAGACTTCTCGCCGCACCTGAACTTCGGGTATCAGCTGCGGCAGGGTGACCTCAGTCAGGACGCGTTCGAGACTGTGGTTGGCTTTGACCACCGGCTGGCGTCCTGGGCGACCCTCGCGGTGGACGTGCTGGCGATGATGAAGGTGGGTGATGATCCGGTGACCTTCCCCGAGCCGGTGGAGATCGACGGCGCGTACACGGCCCGGGTCGAGCCGACCAACATCCGCGACATGCCCGACCACATCGTCGACGGTTCCTTCGGCTTCAAGTTCCGCACGCAGGGCGGCCTGGTGATCGTCACCAACGTGCTCGTGCCCCTGAACCAGGGAGGATTGAGGCCGCAGCTGGTGCCGACGTTTGGCCTCGAATACTCGCGGTGA
- a CDS encoding DUF2652 domain-containing protein, which produces MKGLLFIPDISGYTSFINQTEVDHSQRIIQELLETIIGANGIGLEISEIEGDAILFYRYGEMPTLEELYAQVERMFCEFHRNLTAYATRRYCQCAACVAAADLTLKVITHYGEFTGYSVRSFNQLIGRDVILAHELLKNDIGDHEYWLVTQNLLRETPPSGLAPWMEWLSGEQETRLGKVPFAYAQLARLKEAVSLEPLPQVELAGKVRVASLTREYESDIITLFHATGDFNYRARWLDGVRRVEEVDHLLPRVGMRCRCLLDNGQIVTYSNSYDFNDERISFTETDGSGKRVTRYVLEELDARRTRLTIEYFVGGNRAATEAFRWLKGRQIERSLQRSMDNLVGLVEELNVARAQMN; this is translated from the coding sequence ATGAAGGGTTTGCTCTTCATCCCGGATATCAGCGGCTACACCAGCTTCATCAACCAGACCGAGGTCGATCACAGCCAGCGGATCATCCAGGAGCTGCTGGAGACGATCATTGGCGCCAACGGCATCGGGCTGGAGATCTCGGAGATCGAGGGCGACGCGATTCTCTTCTATCGCTACGGCGAGATGCCGACGCTGGAAGAGCTCTATGCACAGGTGGAGCGAATGTTCTGCGAATTCCACAGGAACCTGACCGCCTACGCCACACGACGATACTGCCAGTGCGCCGCCTGCGTCGCGGCCGCCGACCTGACGCTGAAGGTGATCACCCACTACGGCGAATTCACCGGCTATAGCGTTCGCAGCTTCAACCAGCTCATCGGGCGAGACGTAATCCTTGCGCACGAGCTACTCAAGAACGACATCGGCGACCACGAGTACTGGCTGGTGACGCAGAACCTCCTGCGCGAGACGCCTCCATCGGGACTGGCCCCCTGGATGGAGTGGCTATCCGGCGAGCAGGAGACACGCCTCGGCAAGGTGCCGTTCGCCTACGCCCAACTCGCGCGCTTGAAGGAGGCGGTGAGTCTCGAGCCGCTGCCGCAGGTGGAGCTAGCGGGCAAGGTTCGCGTGGCCTCACTGACGCGCGAGTACGAGTCGGACATCATCACCCTCTTCCACGCGACCGGCGACTTCAACTACCGCGCACGGTGGCTGGACGGGGTGCGTCGGGTCGAGGAAGTCGATCACCTCCTTCCGCGGGTGGGCATGCGGTGTCGCTGTCTGCTGGACAACGGGCAGATCGTCACCTACTCCAACAGTTACGACTTCAACGACGAGCGGATCAGCTTCACGGAAACGGACGGCTCAGGGAAACGGGTCACCCGATACGTCCTGGAGGAACTGGACGCGCGACGCACGCGCCTCACCATCGAGTACTTCGTCGGAGGGAATCGGGCGGCCACGGAGGCGTTCAGGTGGCTGAAAGGACGACAGATCGAGCGCAGCCTGCAACGCTCGATGGACAACCTGGTGGGGCTGGTGGAAGAGCTGAACGTCGCCCGCGCCCAAATGAACTGA
- a CDS encoding aldo/keto reductase has translation MERRKLGALGPEVSTIGLGCMGMSTFYGPAEDARSIAVIHRALELGIDFFDTADMYGWGANEELVGRALKGKWDGAVIATKFGNVRTPDGRTVIDGRPEYVKQACEASLRRLGVETIDLYYQHRVDPETPIEETVGAMAELVREGKVRWLGLSEAAPETIRRAHAVHPITALQTEYSLWTRDPEDELLELCEQLGIAFVAYSPLGRGFLTGAIRSIDDLAPDDARRRFPRFQGENFKKNLELVDAVREMAQEKGCTPAQLALAWVLARGRHIVPIPGTRSLERLAENVAAVEIDLTREDLDRLDAVAPKGITAGLRYPEASMHALNR, from the coding sequence ATGGAAAGACGGAAGCTGGGAGCGTTGGGTCCCGAGGTATCGACGATCGGACTCGGGTGCATGGGGATGAGCACCTTCTACGGGCCGGCCGAGGACGCGCGCTCCATCGCCGTGATTCATCGCGCGCTGGAGCTGGGCATCGACTTCTTCGATACAGCCGACATGTACGGCTGGGGCGCGAACGAGGAGCTGGTGGGCCGCGCGCTGAAGGGGAAGTGGGACGGGGCCGTGATCGCGACCAAGTTCGGCAACGTGCGCACGCCGGATGGACGGACCGTGATCGACGGACGGCCGGAGTACGTGAAGCAGGCTTGCGAGGCGAGCCTCCGCCGACTCGGGGTGGAGACGATCGACCTCTATTACCAGCACCGGGTCGACCCCGAAACCCCGATCGAGGAGACGGTCGGCGCCATGGCCGAGCTCGTGCGCGAAGGCAAGGTCCGGTGGCTGGGTCTATCCGAGGCTGCTCCGGAGACGATCCGCCGTGCCCACGCAGTACACCCTATCACCGCGCTCCAGACCGAGTACTCGCTGTGGACGCGGGATCCCGAAGACGAGCTCCTGGAGTTGTGCGAGCAGTTGGGAATTGCCTTCGTCGCCTACAGCCCGCTGGGGCGCGGTTTCCTGACCGGCGCGATCCGCAGCATCGACGACCTGGCCCCGGACGACGCGCGGCGCCGCTTCCCGCGCTTCCAGGGCGAGAACTTCAAAAAGAACCTCGAGCTGGTCGATGCGGTTCGTGAGATGGCGCAGGAGAAGGGGTGCACGCCGGCCCAGCTCGCACTGGCCTGGGTGCTCGCCCGGGGGCGGCACATCGTTCCAATCCCCGGCACGCGCAGCCTCGAGCGCCTCGCGGAGAACGTCGCGGCAGTCGAGATCGACCTGACGCGGGAGGACCTGGACCGGCTCGATGCGGTCGCGCCAAAGGGGATCACTGCCGGGTTGCGCTACCCGGAAGCAAGCATGCACGCGTTGAACCGATAG
- a CDS encoding nuclear transport factor 2 family protein, whose translation MNDSIVIQDLVTRMLFAVDALDWAGARATFADELHVDYTSLFGGSPERLRADELIARWQGLLPGFAATQHLTGPIVVTSSGPGEAVAETQVRGYHYVDGDPGGTWIAAGRYTIPVRRYGEGWRITGIRLDQIRQEGNLHLPTIAAEAVQAGHAARGQAIGSETAR comes from the coding sequence GTGAATGACTCCATTGTCATCCAAGACCTCGTCACGCGCATGCTGTTCGCCGTCGACGCCCTGGATTGGGCCGGAGCGCGTGCGACCTTCGCGGACGAGTTGCACGTCGACTACACGTCGCTCTTCGGCGGCAGCCCCGAGCGCCTCCGCGCGGACGAGCTGATTGCGCGCTGGCAGGGACTGCTGCCCGGCTTCGCTGCGACGCAGCACCTGACGGGTCCGATCGTCGTGACCTCCAGCGGCCCGGGCGAGGCGGTCGCCGAGACGCAGGTGCGCGGCTATCACTATGTGGACGGTGACCCCGGCGGCACGTGGATAGCCGCGGGCCGTTACACGATCCCGGTGCGGAGGTACGGCGAGGGTTGGCGGATCACGGGTATACGCCTCGACCAGATTCGCCAGGAGGGTAACCTGCACCTTCCCACCATCGCCGCCGAGGCGGTGCAAGCCGGTCACGCTGCTCGGGGACAAGCCATAGGCAGCGAAACAGCTCGGTAA
- a CDS encoding helix-turn-helix transcriptional regulator translates to MQELSEDRRREIASFLRSRRARLQPEQVGLPRGSRRRTPGLRREEVAALAGVSTEWYTWLEQARDVRPSETVLERIAAALRLEPGEIHHLLTLAGYKRNDVRSGGSPPATISPPLQRLLDELESCPAWVLGERWDLLSWNRCATIIWGDLEPLQGIERNALYQSFINPRWRRMLVDWEAHARSMVAKLRLTHARNVDDPWFNELIRVLRERSAEFAAFWGAHDVELPRDGVKVYEHPEAGRLTFDYTQLDIADERLAALRLIVYVPAPGTGTRERLERFLQQEPEIAAAAS, encoded by the coding sequence ATGCAAGAGCTAAGCGAAGATCGGCGGAGGGAGATCGCGAGCTTCCTGCGCAGTCGCCGCGCCCGGCTTCAGCCCGAACAGGTTGGGCTGCCTCGCGGCTCGCGTAGGCGGACGCCCGGTCTACGTCGGGAGGAGGTGGCGGCGCTCGCCGGCGTCAGCACGGAGTGGTACACGTGGCTGGAGCAGGCGCGTGACGTCAGGCCGTCCGAGACCGTGTTGGAGCGGATCGCCGCCGCGCTGCGCCTCGAGCCTGGGGAGATCCACCACCTGCTCACGCTCGCCGGTTACAAGCGGAACGACGTGCGCAGCGGCGGATCCCCTCCCGCGACCATCAGTCCGCCGCTTCAGCGCCTGCTCGATGAGTTGGAATCGTGTCCGGCCTGGGTGCTCGGCGAGCGCTGGGACCTCCTGAGCTGGAACCGCTGTGCCACGATCATCTGGGGTGACCTGGAGCCGCTGCAGGGGATCGAGCGGAACGCGTTGTACCAGAGCTTCATAAATCCACGGTGGCGCCGGATGCTGGTGGACTGGGAGGCACACGCGCGGAGCATGGTCGCCAAGCTGCGCCTCACCCATGCGCGCAACGTGGATGACCCCTGGTTCAATGAGCTGATCCGCGTGCTGCGGGAGCGTAGCGCCGAGTTCGCCGCCTTCTGGGGCGCCCACGACGTGGAGCTTCCCCGGGACGGCGTAAAGGTCTACGAGCACCCCGAAGCCGGCAGATTGACGTTCGACTACACCCAGCTCGACATCGCCGACGAGCGGCTCGCGGCGCTGCGTCTCATCGTGTACGTGCCGGCGCCGGGGACCGGAACGCGCGAGAGGCTGGAGCGCTTTCTCCAGCAGGAGCCGGAGATCGCGGCGGCGGCATCCTGA